The following proteins are co-located in the Anoplopoma fimbria isolate UVic2021 breed Golden Eagle Sablefish chromosome 18, Afim_UVic_2022, whole genome shotgun sequence genome:
- the ccr6a gene encoding C-C chemokine receptor type 6a: protein MDYSEDQNYQSDDDYNNTDYELIGPCSHQNNQSVEQVVGPYVHSIICILGFVGNSLVIVTYAFYKRTKSMTDVYLLNVAVADLLLVASLPLIVYNELSAWSMGPVACKLLRGSYSVNLYSGMLLLACISTDRYIAIVQARRSFRLRSLSYSRLICAVVWAAAFLLSVPTFYFYNWYEPTHSIDAFMEEDEANRTAGPPQYVCEFQFLDNTTAWRTKVAVPGTQLAVGFFLPLLVMVFCYSAIIATLLRARNFQRHKAVRVVLAVVVVFVVCHLPYNLTLFYDTTTMFQLHSCEESDLLQTAKTVTQTVAYLHCCLNPVLYAFVGVKFRNHFRKIFLDLWCLGKRHIAPRRFSRVTSKIYVSTQRSVDRSSENGSSFTM from the coding sequence ATGGACTACTCAGAAGACCAAAACTACCAGTCAGACGACGACTACAACAACACCGATTACGAACTGATCGGACCGTGTTCGCACCAGAACAACCAGAGCGTGGAGCAGGTGGTCGGTCCGTACGTCCACTCCATCATCTGCATCCTGGGCTTCGTGGGTAACAGCCTGGTGATCGTCACCTACGCCTTCTACAAGAGGACCAAGTCCATGACGGACGTGTACCTGCTGAACGTGGCCGTGGCCGACCTGCTGCTCGTGGCGTCGCTGCCGCTCATCGTCTACAACGAGCTGTCGGCGTGGTCGATGGGCCCGGTGGCCTGCAAGCTGCTGCGCGGCTCCTACAGCGTGAACCTGTACAGCGGCATGCTGCTGCTCGCCTGCATCAGCACCGACCGCTACATCGCCATCGTCCAGGCCCGCCGCAGCTTCCGGCTGCGCTCTCTGTCCTACAGCCGCCTCATCTGCGCCGTGGTGTGGGCGGCGGCCTTCCTGCTGTCCGTCCCCACCTTCTACTTCTACAACTGGTACGAGCCGACCCACAGCATCGACGCCTTCATGGAAGAGGACGAGGCCAACAGGACCGCCGGGCCTCCACAGTACGTGTGCGAGTTCCAGTTCCTGGACAACACCACGGCCTGGAGGACCAAGGTGGCGGTGCCCGGCACCCAGCTGGCCGTGGGCTTCTTCCTGCCGCTGCTCGTCATGGTGTTCTGCTACAGCGCCATCATCGCCACCCTGCTGAGAGCCAGGAACTTCCAGCGGCACAAGGCGGTGCGGGTGGTTCTGGCCGTGGTGGTGGTGTTCGTGGTCTGCCACCTGCCCTACAACCTCACGCTGTTCTACGACACCACCACCATGTTCCAGCTGCACAGCTGCGAGGAGTCGGACCTCCTGCAGACGGCCAAGACGGTGACGCAGACCGTGGCCTACCTGCACTGCTGCCTGAACCCGGTGCTGTACGCCTTCGTCGGGGTGAAGTTCAGGAACCACTTCAGGAAGATCTTCCTGGACCTGTGGTGTCTGGGGAAGAGGCACATCGCCCCGCGTCGCTTCTCCAGAGTCACCTCCAAGATCTACGTGTCCACCCAGCGCTCGGTGGACAGGTCCAGTGAGAACGGCTCGTCGTTCACCATGTGA